From a region of the Archangium lipolyticum genome:
- a CDS encoding sigma 54-interacting transcriptional regulator, translating into MARGPRFRVVVETGPDARQDFPLEGTLLVGTQVEGGLRLSDPTVSRVHLELQARPEGVRVRDVGSRNGTWSLGVRIHEVTVASEARFTLGKTTLLVMPEPSEEGAEPAPRTAFGRALGRSPAMQRLFGVLERTARTSFSVLLLGETGTGKELLAEALHQASPRSANPFVIVDCGAVVPSLIESELFGHAKGAFTGAHADRQGHLVQAHGGTVFLDEVGELPLELQPKLLRVLESGTVRRVGDNAAREVDVRVVAATHRDLKAEVAAGRFRADLYYRLAVVPVRVPALRERPEDIPLLARHLFEQAGQPDFPFTEALVQRLVGYDWPGNVRELRNFVHRVLAAGDVELPDAARPVSSTVSATEDLSALTFKEAKERMVEAFTREYLTALLARCGNNISEVARTAGLARSHVHGLLNRYGLKAGD; encoded by the coding sequence GTGGCGCGCGGTCCTCGTTTCCGCGTGGTGGTGGAGACGGGACCGGACGCGCGACAGGACTTCCCCCTCGAAGGGACATTGCTGGTGGGCACCCAGGTGGAGGGCGGTCTGCGGCTGAGCGACCCGACGGTGTCGCGGGTCCACCTGGAGCTGCAAGCCCGGCCGGAGGGCGTGCGAGTTCGCGACGTGGGCTCGCGCAATGGCACCTGGTCCCTGGGGGTGCGCATCCACGAGGTCACCGTGGCCAGCGAGGCCCGCTTCACGCTCGGCAAGACGACGCTGCTCGTCATGCCCGAGCCATCCGAGGAGGGCGCCGAGCCCGCGCCGCGCACCGCCTTCGGACGCGCGCTGGGACGGAGCCCCGCGATGCAGCGCCTCTTCGGCGTGCTGGAGCGGACCGCGCGCACCTCCTTCTCCGTGCTGTTGCTGGGAGAGACGGGCACCGGCAAGGAACTGCTGGCCGAGGCGCTCCATCAGGCCTCTCCCCGGAGCGCCAATCCCTTCGTCATCGTGGACTGCGGGGCGGTGGTGCCCTCGCTCATCGAGAGCGAGCTGTTCGGGCACGCGAAGGGCGCCTTCACGGGTGCGCACGCGGACCGGCAGGGGCACCTGGTGCAGGCGCATGGCGGCACCGTCTTCCTCGACGAGGTGGGTGAGCTTCCCCTGGAGCTCCAGCCGAAGCTGCTCCGGGTGCTGGAGTCGGGCACGGTGCGCCGGGTGGGTGACAACGCCGCGCGGGAGGTGGACGTGCGCGTGGTGGCGGCCACGCACCGGGACCTGAAGGCGGAGGTGGCCGCGGGGCGCTTCCGGGCGGATCTCTACTACCGGCTGGCGGTGGTGCCGGTACGGGTTCCCGCGCTGCGCGAGCGTCCGGAAGACATTCCACTGCTGGCGCGCCACCTCTTCGAGCAGGCGGGACAGCCGGACTTCCCGTTCACGGAGGCGCTGGTGCAGCGGCTGGTCGGCTACGACTGGCCGGGCAACGTGCGGGAGCTGCGCAACTTCGTGCACCGCGTCCTCGCGGCGGGGGACGTGGAGCTGCCGGATGCGGCGCGGCCGGTGAGCAGCACTGTTTCCGCGACCGAGGATCTGAGCGCCCTGACCTTCAAGGAGGCCAAGGAGCGCATGGTGGAGGCCTTCACCCGCGAGTACCTGACGGCGCTGCTGGCGCGGTGTGGCAACAACATCTCGGAAGTGGCACGGACGGCGGGGCTGGCGCGCAGCCACGTCCACGGACTGCTCAACCGCTACGGGCTGAAGGCGGGAGACTGA
- a CDS encoding serine/threonine-protein kinase codes for MQQGPSLDAFVLLKRLAMGAMSEVFLAEVRGVVGPDRLVALKRMRPEVAGEEAWVRQFLDEAHLSTLLNHPFLARLRTYGQQDGLLFLVFEYVHGLTLAQLLEARRTAGLGPLPWAHAARIATYLSECLGYLHALRGREGQPLGLVHRDIHPGNIMIADTGAVKLLDFGIARRAGRLTETQPGRVKARLEYAAPEQLREAPLDGQTDVHGLALTLYELLSGVQPLRRDNPVRTMEAVMKEVPRGLGAVRPAVPEAIQRSVTAALSKQPAQRPSLMELRSSLDQALRAGPVVGLPELAELVAPWLPGSGRLPWSQDRARREAPTVTHTADLSHPPRNTKG; via the coding sequence ATGCAACAGGGTCCGAGCCTCGATGCCTTCGTCCTCCTCAAGCGCCTGGCCATGGGCGCCATGTCCGAGGTGTTCCTCGCGGAGGTGAGGGGCGTGGTGGGGCCAGACCGGCTGGTGGCGCTCAAGCGGATGCGCCCGGAAGTGGCGGGAGAGGAGGCCTGGGTGCGGCAGTTCCTGGATGAGGCTCACCTCTCCACCCTGCTCAATCATCCGTTCCTGGCGCGTCTGCGCACCTATGGCCAGCAGGACGGCCTGCTGTTCCTCGTGTTCGAGTACGTGCACGGGCTCACCCTGGCGCAGCTCCTGGAGGCGCGCCGCACCGCGGGGCTGGGGCCGCTGCCCTGGGCCCACGCGGCACGCATCGCCACGTACCTGTCCGAATGTCTGGGCTACCTGCACGCCCTGCGGGGCCGGGAGGGACAGCCGCTGGGACTCGTCCACCGCGACATCCACCCTGGCAACATCATGATCGCCGACACCGGAGCGGTGAAGCTGCTCGACTTCGGCATCGCGCGCAGGGCCGGACGGCTGACGGAGACGCAGCCCGGCCGGGTCAAGGCCCGCCTGGAGTACGCCGCGCCGGAGCAGCTTCGCGAGGCGCCGCTGGATGGCCAGACGGATGTCCATGGACTGGCACTGACACTCTACGAGCTGCTCTCGGGAGTGCAGCCCCTGCGGCGGGACAACCCGGTGCGGACAATGGAGGCGGTGATGAAGGAGGTGCCTCGCGGACTCGGCGCGGTACGGCCCGCCGTGCCCGAGGCGATTCAGCGGAGCGTGACAGCGGCCCTCTCCAAGCAGCCCGCGCAGCGCCCTTCGCTAATGGAGCTCCGGAGCTCGCTCGACCAGGCCCTGCGCGCTGGCCCCGTGGTGGGTCTGCCCGAGCTGGCCGAGCTGGTGGCGCCCTGGCTCCCCGGCTCCGGGCGCCTGCCCTGGAGCCAGGATCGCGCACGACGGGAGGCCCCCACCGTCACCCACACCGCGGACCTGTCCCACCCGCCTCGGAACACGAAGGGCTGA
- a CDS encoding serine/threonine-protein kinase, whose product MAPHKHPSSCATCGLPVPFEGASCTECTAITQHAGEAGWRPPRMPVRPPLTPGEVLEGKWRLEELLGAGGMGQVYRARDLTLERTVAVKLLHDALCEDPESVARFEREARAMARLEHPNITPIYAVGQQDGRPFIVMKHLEGMSLSRYLGSVPGPLPVAEVLALARQLCAGLDFIHQRGCVHRDIKPGNIFLSPGGHATLLDFGILWEYRGEEATRSGSRLGTPSYMAPEQARGEPVDARADLFSLGLVLLEMLTGLPPASTCRLLGEGPRDAAQALRAQAPWLSPPLAEALVRATASNPEQRHEGALALLAALEKAESAPSTPEPTPAPVPARPGKRVRLIPFLALLGVASVGALLFGMRETRSTGEAQAAASTAPASATPRPPPEAPPARASTPSPAPPSTEAAMAPAPVVAPASETPASATTTSRRARAQASLASSTVGSNSRQRARTGQGELRVVTVHAGKTVWANVSVDGKHHGATPVSLNLPEGRHSVRVERGGFATEERQIEVSPGKKAVVRIELHE is encoded by the coding sequence ATGGCTCCCCACAAGCACCCCTCCTCGTGCGCCACCTGCGGGCTGCCTGTCCCCTTCGAGGGGGCCTCCTGCACGGAGTGCACGGCCATCACGCAGCACGCCGGTGAGGCGGGGTGGCGACCCCCTCGCATGCCAGTGCGGCCGCCCCTGACTCCAGGTGAGGTCCTGGAAGGCAAGTGGCGGCTGGAGGAGCTGCTGGGCGCCGGAGGCATGGGCCAGGTGTACCGGGCCCGGGACCTCACGCTCGAGCGCACCGTGGCCGTCAAGCTGCTTCACGATGCGCTGTGCGAGGACCCGGAGAGCGTGGCGCGCTTCGAACGGGAAGCACGGGCGATGGCACGGCTGGAGCACCCGAACATCACCCCCATCTACGCGGTCGGCCAGCAGGACGGGCGTCCGTTCATCGTGATGAAGCACCTGGAGGGGATGTCCCTTTCGCGCTACCTGGGCTCGGTGCCCGGACCCCTGCCCGTGGCGGAAGTGCTCGCCCTGGCGCGGCAGCTCTGCGCCGGGCTGGACTTCATCCACCAGCGCGGCTGCGTCCACCGCGACATCAAGCCGGGCAACATCTTCCTCTCGCCCGGAGGGCACGCCACGCTGCTCGACTTCGGCATCCTCTGGGAGTACCGCGGCGAGGAGGCCACAAGGAGCGGCTCGCGTCTCGGCACGCCCAGCTACATGGCGCCGGAGCAGGCCCGCGGCGAGCCCGTCGACGCGCGTGCGGACCTGTTCTCCCTGGGGCTGGTGTTGCTGGAGATGTTGACGGGCCTGCCGCCGGCGAGCACCTGCAGGCTCCTCGGCGAGGGGCCACGGGATGCGGCGCAGGCGCTCCGTGCCCAGGCGCCGTGGCTCTCGCCCCCACTGGCGGAGGCGCTCGTCCGAGCCACCGCGTCGAACCCGGAGCAGCGCCACGAGGGAGCACTCGCGTTGCTCGCGGCCCTGGAGAAGGCGGAGTCCGCGCCCTCCACGCCGGAGCCCACGCCCGCGCCGGTTCCAGCGAGGCCCGGGAAACGAGTACGGCTCATCCCATTCCTGGCGCTGCTGGGCGTCGCGAGCGTGGGAGCGCTCCTCTTCGGAATGCGTGAGACTCGGAGCACGGGGGAGGCCCAGGCGGCGGCCAGCACCGCGCCAGCCTCCGCCACTCCGCGCCCACCTCCGGAAGCGCCCCCTGCTCGAGCCTCCACGCCCTCCCCTGCCCCTCCCAGCACCGAGGCCGCCATGGCGCCCGCGCCGGTGGTGGCGCCAGCCTCCGAGACACCGGCCTCCGCCACGACGACATCCCGCCGGGCCAGAGCGCAGGCCTCGCTCGCGTCATCCACCGTGGGAAGCAACTCCCGGCAGCGCGCCAGGACGGGTCAGGGGGAGCTGCGCGTGGTGACCGTGCATGCGGGCAAGACGGTCTGGGCCAACGTCAGCGTGGACGGCAAGCACCACGGCGCCACCCCGGTGTCCCTGAACCTGCCCGAAGGGCGGCACTCCGTGCGAGTGGAACGCGGCGGCTTCGCCACGGAGGAACGCCAGATCGAGGTTTCTCCCGGAAAGAAAGCAGTGGTACGCATCGAACTCCACGAATGA
- a CDS encoding cytochrome P450 family protein, whose protein sequence is MQTLTQPDFGSQRFKANPFPFYARLREEAPVFRIMGPANEVGWLVTRYEDVNQVLKHASLSKDRIGSMTPEQRARMPWFVKLFEPISQNMLSRDPPDHTRLRALVHKAFTPRLIERLRSRVQSLSDGLLDAAQRKGSMELVSEYALLVPVTIIAEMLGVPSGDYRKFQRWSNRLISNTNMRDVLLSVPSILMFTRYLRKLVAQRRSSPGDDLLTALIQAEEAGDKLTPDELVSMVFLLLVAGHETTVNLIAGGTLALLQHPEQLDRLRKNPELIEPAVEELLRYASPVEISTERFAREDISVGGVTIPKGDLVFAVIASANRDERQFQNPDTLDLSREPNKHLSFGMGIHYCLGAPLARLEGQIAIQTLVNRFPRLRLSKPAESLKWRTGFLMRGPKQLPVSLS, encoded by the coding sequence ATGCAGACCCTCACGCAGCCCGATTTCGGTTCGCAGCGCTTCAAGGCCAATCCGTTTCCTTTCTACGCGCGCCTGCGCGAGGAGGCGCCCGTCTTCCGCATCATGGGCCCCGCCAACGAGGTGGGCTGGCTGGTGACCCGTTACGAAGACGTCAACCAGGTGTTGAAGCACGCGAGCCTCAGCAAGGATCGCATCGGAAGCATGACGCCGGAGCAGCGGGCCCGGATGCCCTGGTTCGTGAAGCTCTTCGAGCCGATCTCCCAGAACATGTTGAGCAGGGATCCTCCGGATCACACCCGGCTCCGCGCGCTCGTGCACAAGGCCTTCACGCCCCGGTTGATCGAACGGCTGCGCTCTCGCGTCCAGAGCCTGTCGGATGGGCTGCTGGATGCGGCCCAACGCAAGGGCTCCATGGAGCTCGTCTCGGAGTACGCGCTGCTGGTGCCGGTGACCATCATCGCCGAGATGCTGGGGGTCCCCTCGGGCGACTACCGGAAGTTCCAGCGCTGGTCCAACCGGCTCATCTCCAACACGAACATGCGGGACGTGCTGCTCTCCGTCCCGAGCATCCTGATGTTCACCCGCTACCTGCGAAAGCTCGTCGCGCAGCGGCGCTCGTCCCCGGGAGATGATCTGCTCACGGCCCTCATCCAGGCGGAGGAGGCGGGCGACAAGCTGACGCCGGACGAGCTGGTCAGCATGGTGTTCCTCCTGCTGGTGGCCGGGCACGAGACCACGGTGAACCTGATCGCCGGTGGCACGCTCGCGCTCCTCCAGCACCCCGAGCAGTTGGATCGGCTGAGGAAGAACCCCGAGCTCATCGAGCCGGCGGTCGAGGAGCTCCTGCGCTACGCGAGTCCGGTGGAGATCTCCACCGAGCGCTTCGCGCGCGAGGACATCTCCGTGGGTGGGGTGACGATTCCGAAGGGGGACCTGGTCTTCGCCGTCATCGCCTCCGCGAACCGTGACGAGCGCCAATTCCAGAATCCGGACACGCTCGACCTGAGCCGCGAGCCCAACAAGCACCTGTCCTTCGGGATGGGGATCCACTACTGCCTGGGGGCGCCGCTCGCGCGGCTGGAAGGGCAGATCGCCATCCAGACGCTGGTGAACCGGTTCCCCCGCCTGCGCCTGTCGAAGCCGGCGGAGTCGCTGAAGTGGCGCACGGGCTTCCTCATGCGCGGGCCCAAGCAGCTCCCGGTTTCACTGTCCTAG
- a CDS encoding phospholipase C/P1 nuclease family protein, with translation MRSARSCLPLLLAVLLPLGASAFSVPAHEAMTRASIDAALEAGAPSALAAHREAVVEGSRAEDLNLFVKWTGYHHFFHPGVSLDSAIRKDSGVRVRVLWREAEEAASNGDLARAFDRVGHLVHHIQDMGVPMHVVPVMHGLTDRFEQHEPKVGSAAPGRQLAPLSGEEAQLALARETLEVVRTGTLPVEGGAIPWSAFWAEPTPHKPGAFGGYGVVGNAFDSTEVRWQGRTWKVDPSAYEDFVNARVGSAEAYSRAFLLWATARLTALAEARNQQAAKPGWKPSPALALELLGGAVTSLRATTPVAGARALFPLPWAMGLSASYARALGNPLLGGTGIWSLALLSPPLLTARLGQSGGLDLRATAGAGLFALNRTLHPELPVGLRLHAQLNRKVSLSAEAQYRAFAPAVSPWSRGVTFTVGTGFTWGDH, from the coding sequence ATGCGCTCCGCACGCTCCTGCCTCCCGCTCCTGCTCGCCGTCCTGCTGCCCCTGGGCGCGAGCGCCTTCTCCGTCCCCGCCCATGAGGCCATGACCCGGGCCTCCATCGACGCCGCGCTCGAAGCGGGCGCTCCGTCCGCGCTCGCGGCCCACCGCGAGGCCGTAGTGGAGGGCAGCCGGGCCGAGGACCTGAACCTCTTCGTCAAGTGGACCGGCTATCATCACTTCTTCCACCCGGGCGTGTCGCTCGACTCCGCCATCCGCAAGGACTCCGGTGTCCGTGTGCGCGTCCTGTGGCGGGAGGCCGAGGAGGCCGCGAGCAACGGAGACCTGGCGCGGGCCTTCGATCGCGTCGGCCACCTGGTGCACCACATCCAGGACATGGGCGTCCCGATGCACGTGGTGCCGGTGATGCACGGACTCACGGATCGCTTCGAGCAGCATGAGCCGAAGGTGGGTTCGGCCGCCCCCGGAAGGCAGCTCGCCCCGCTCTCCGGCGAGGAGGCCCAGCTCGCGCTGGCCCGGGAGACACTGGAGGTGGTGCGCACGGGCACGCTACCCGTGGAGGGGGGAGCCATCCCCTGGAGCGCGTTCTGGGCCGAGCCCACGCCCCACAAGCCGGGGGCGTTCGGCGGCTATGGCGTGGTGGGCAACGCCTTCGACTCGACGGAGGTGCGCTGGCAGGGGCGGACGTGGAAGGTGGACCCCTCGGCGTACGAGGACTTCGTGAACGCGCGAGTCGGCTCCGCCGAGGCCTACTCCCGCGCCTTCCTCCTCTGGGCCACGGCGCGGCTCACCGCGCTGGCGGAGGCTCGGAATCAGCAGGCCGCGAAGCCGGGCTGGAAGCCCTCCCCTGCCCTCGCCCTGGAGCTCCTGGGAGGAGCCGTCACCTCGCTCCGCGCCACGACTCCGGTGGCGGGCGCTCGAGCCCTGTTCCCCCTTCCCTGGGCAATGGGGCTCTCGGCCAGCTACGCGCGGGCCCTGGGCAATCCGCTCCTGGGTGGAACCGGCATCTGGTCCCTGGCGCTGCTCTCTCCGCCCCTGCTGACGGCGCGGCTCGGCCAGTCGGGCGGGCTCGACCTGCGCGCCACGGCGGGCGCGGGCCTGTTCGCCCTGAACCGGACGCTCCATCCGGAGCTGCCGGTCGGCCTGCGTCTCCACGCGCAGCTCAACCGAAAGGTCTCCCTGAGCGCGGAGGCGCAGTACCGGGCCTTCGCGCCCGCGGTGTCACCCTGGTCCCGGGGTGTCACCTTCACGGTGGGAACCGGCTTCACCTGGGGCGACCACTAG
- a CDS encoding S1 family peptidase has product MTKQRIVRAAVSGAVLWLAGWGGAAGAAEVSASPHRPRTLDDALLEVNTTVPDFGGMYYDEKGRLVVRLVHASAAPAARLAIAKVFGQEKIPAEGLVTEPATRTFAQLKALHERLTPGVLSVAGAVVTDVDEKTNRVAIGIESAEARARVEKVLERLEVDRDAVDIIEVGRILPTNVQGGWRPINGGNQIETPGKYCTLGFTAFQGNVLGFVSNSHCTQTQGGVEYTPAYQAVYPDLAGTEITDPVYTSGGTCPAGRICRYSDSAFFSASVPVNPLVAYTPGPFNLSISSWLEVPGKVLYPSQGQTVYKTGRTSGTTSGTIQWACATINSGGGPHTYFCNYIATNTTQNGAGGDSGSPVYFLSGNTATLTGIMWGAGSDPWHFAFSPLGSVQNELGIVPYCQGNVGC; this is encoded by the coding sequence ATGACGAAGCAGAGGATCGTTCGCGCGGCGGTTTCCGGGGCCGTGCTGTGGCTGGCGGGCTGGGGTGGAGCCGCCGGGGCCGCCGAGGTGTCGGCCAGCCCCCATCGGCCGCGGACGCTCGATGACGCGCTGCTCGAGGTGAACACCACCGTGCCCGACTTCGGTGGCATGTATTACGACGAGAAGGGCCGGCTGGTGGTGCGCCTGGTGCACGCCTCCGCGGCCCCCGCCGCCAGGCTCGCCATCGCGAAGGTGTTCGGGCAGGAGAAGATTCCGGCGGAGGGGCTGGTGACGGAGCCGGCCACCCGCACCTTCGCCCAGCTCAAGGCGCTGCACGAGCGCCTCACCCCTGGCGTGCTGTCCGTGGCCGGTGCGGTCGTCACGGACGTCGATGAGAAGACGAACCGCGTCGCCATCGGCATCGAGAGCGCCGAGGCGCGCGCTCGCGTCGAGAAGGTCCTCGAGCGCCTGGAGGTGGACCGCGACGCCGTCGACATCATCGAGGTGGGCCGCATCCTCCCCACCAATGTCCAGGGCGGGTGGCGGCCCATCAACGGCGGCAACCAGATCGAGACGCCGGGCAAGTACTGCACCCTCGGCTTCACCGCGTTCCAGGGCAACGTCCTGGGCTTCGTGAGCAACTCGCACTGCACGCAGACGCAGGGCGGTGTCGAATACACGCCGGCCTACCAGGCCGTCTACCCCGACCTGGCCGGCACGGAGATCACCGACCCGGTCTACACGAGTGGCGGAACCTGCCCCGCGGGCCGCATCTGCCGCTACAGCGACAGCGCCTTCTTCAGCGCCAGCGTCCCCGTCAACCCGCTGGTGGCGTACACGCCGGGCCCCTTCAACCTGTCCATCTCCTCCTGGCTGGAGGTGCCGGGCAAGGTGCTCTACCCCTCGCAGGGACAGACCGTCTACAAGACGGGCCGGACCTCGGGCACCACCAGCGGCACCATCCAGTGGGCGTGCGCCACCATCAACTCGGGTGGCGGCCCGCACACCTACTTCTGCAACTACATCGCCACCAACACCACGCAGAACGGTGCCGGCGGTGACAGCGGCTCGCCGGTCTACTTCCTGTCCGGCAACACCGCGACGTTGACGGGCATCATGTGGGGCGCGGGCTCCGATCCCTGGCACTTCGCCTTCTCCCCGCTGGGCTCCGTGCAGAACGAGCTGGGCATCGTCCCCTACTGCCAGGGCAACGTGGGCTGCTGA
- a CDS encoding poly-gamma-glutamate hydrolase family protein, whose amino-acid sequence MRNQSFIAALTVGSLGIATLAHADSFDCYENCTVDLKTDPNCLQGVSYDYDFSTVDRGSDVTVMSFHGGNIELHTSTIARTVADQNSWNWYNFAGHGRSSCLNGLSNFGRLHITAINFNEPTLHDLVGRYPNAVAIHGFSEDTYPRGTICVGGRNAAQVQAFIDSINANKSRFTRYSINAVNAATAPSGTTCSQWRGTAQDNPVNRSSSGAGGLQLELNLDIRKDLVNVSSDYNALRDVFYGAIHAAMTTT is encoded by the coding sequence ATGCGCAACCAATCGTTCATCGCGGCGCTGACCGTGGGCTCCCTGGGAATCGCCACGCTGGCCCATGCCGACTCGTTCGACTGCTACGAGAACTGCACCGTCGATCTGAAGACCGATCCGAACTGCCTACAGGGCGTGAGTTACGACTACGACTTCTCCACGGTGGACCGCGGCAGCGATGTCACCGTCATGTCGTTCCACGGCGGCAACATCGAGCTGCACACGAGTACCATCGCCCGCACCGTCGCCGACCAGAACTCCTGGAACTGGTACAACTTCGCCGGCCACGGCCGTTCGTCCTGCCTCAATGGGCTGTCCAACTTCGGCAGGCTGCACATCACCGCCATCAACTTCAACGAGCCCACCCTCCACGACCTCGTGGGCAGGTACCCGAATGCGGTGGCCATCCACGGCTTCAGCGAGGACACCTATCCGCGGGGCACCATCTGCGTCGGCGGGCGCAACGCGGCCCAGGTGCAGGCGTTCATCGACTCCATCAACGCCAACAAGAGCCGCTTCACGCGCTACTCCATCAACGCCGTCAACGCGGCCACCGCGCCCTCGGGCACGACGTGCTCGCAGTGGCGGGGGACGGCGCAGGACAACCCGGTCAACAGGAGCTCCAGTGGCGCGGGCGGCCTGCAGCTCGAGCTGAACCTCGACATCCGCAAGGACCTGGTCAACGTCTCCTCGGACTACAACGCGCTGCGGGACGTGTTCTACGGCGCCATCCACGCCGCCATGACCACGACCTAG